Proteins encoded by one window of Canis lupus dingo isolate Sandy chromosome 10, ASM325472v2, whole genome shotgun sequence:
- the FBXO7 gene encoding F-box only protein 7 isoform X1 has protein sequence MKLRVRLQKRTWPLDLPDAEPTLGQLRAHLSQALLPSWGFGSDTRFAITLNNKDALTGDEETLASYGIVSGDLICLILEDAIPAPNLPSSTDSEHSSLQNNDPPSLAASSNGSSIQNEQPSNSFQGQAAQTDVWNEDNMSGPSQNFEAGSVQDVVDMEEGTGVFPLEPMLCSESVEGQVPHSLEILYQSADCSNPNDALIISIHLLMLESGYIPQGTEAKALSMPENWKSGGVYKLQYTHPLCEGGSAALTCVPLGTLIVINATLKINTELRSVKRLQLLPESFICRAEPGENVAKIYKDLQKLSRLFKDQLVYPLLAFTRQALNLPDVFGLVVLPLELKLRIFRLLDVRSVLSLSAVCRDLLIASNDQLLWRCLYLRDFRDGTVRARDTDWKELYRKRYKQRKEAQRARHMMFPPSSPHPIPFGPSPWHPRPFPPSSLLPPGIIGGEYDERLTLPFVGDPINSLIPGPGETPSQFPPLRPRFDPVGPLPGPRPTLPGRGGPSDRFPLRPSRGWPTDSRPPFM, from the exons ATGAAGCTGCGGGTGCGGCTCCAGAAGCGGACCTGGCCGCTGGATCTGCCCGACGCCGAGCCGACGCTGGGCCAGCTGCGCGCGCACCTGAGCCAggccctgctgccctcctggGGCTTCGG TTCTGATACCCGGTTTGCAATCACATTGAACAACAAGGATGCCCTCACTGGAGATGAAGAGACCTTGGCTTCATATGGGATTGTTTCTGGGGACTTGATATGTTTGATTCTTGAAGATGCCATTCCAGCACCTAACTTACCTTCATCCACAGATTCAGAGCATTCCTCACTCCAGAATAATGACCCACCCTCTTTGGCCGCCAGCTCCAATGGGTCCAGCATACAGAATGAACAGCCCAGTAATTCATTCCAAGGACAGGCAGCCCAAACTGATGTCTGGAATGAGGACAATATG TCGGGACCTAGTCAGAATTTTGAAGCTGGGTCAGTTCAAGATGTTGTGGATATGGAAGAGGGCACAGGTGTCTTTCCCTTGGAACCGATGCTCTGCAGTGAATCGGTGGAAGGGCAAGTGCCACATTCATTAGAGATCCTGTATCAGTCAGCTGACTGCTCTAATCCCAATGATGCCTTGATAATATCGATACATCTTCTCATGTTGGAGTCAGGTTACATACCTCAG GGGACTGAGGCTAAAGCTCTGTCCATGCCTGAGAACTGGAAGTCAGGTGGTGTGTATAAGCTGCAGTACACGCATCCTCTCTGCGAGGGCGGCTCTGCTGCTCTCACCTGTGTGCCTTTGGGAACGCTGATTGTCATAAATG CTACTCTAAAGATCAACACTGAGCTCAGAAGTGTGAAAAGATTGCAGCTGCTGCCAGAATCATTTATTTGCAGAGCAGAACCAG GGGAAAATGTAGCCAAGATATACAAAGATCTTCAGAAGCTCTCTCGACTCTTCAAAGACCAGCTGGTGTATCCTCTTCTGGCTTTTACCCGACAAG CCCTGAACCTGCCAGATGTATTTGGGTTGGTGGTCCTCCCATTGGAGCTGAAGCTGCGGATCTTCCGACTTTTGGATGTTCGTTCTGTTCTCTCTTTGTCTGCGGTTTGTCGTGACCTCCTTATTGCTTCAAATGACCAGCTGCTCTGGAGGTGTTTATATCTGAGGGATTTTCGAG atggTACTGTTAGAGCTCGAGACACAGATTGGAAAGAA CTGTACAGGAAGAGGtacaaacaaagaaaagaagcTCAGAGAGCGCGCCACATGATGTTCCCGCCTTCAtcgccccaccccatcccctttggccccagcccctggcaccccaGGCCTTTTCCTCCtagctctctccttcctccaggaATTATTGGTGGAGAATATGATGAAAGATTAACACTTCCCTTTGTTGGGGACCCCATCAATTCACTCATTCCCGGGCCTGGGGAGACCCCCAGCCAGTTCCCTCCACTCAGACCACGTTTTGATCCTGTTGGCCCGCTTCCGGGACCTCGCCCCACCTTGCCAGGGCGGGGTGGCCCGAGTGACAGATTTCCCCTAAGGCCCAGCAGGGGCTGGCCAACTGACAGCAGGCCACCATTCATGTGA
- the FBXO7 gene encoding F-box only protein 7 isoform X2 yields MARRPGDPVPLQDSEHSSLQNNDPPSLAASSNGSSIQNEQPSNSFQGQAAQTDVWNEDNMSGPSQNFEAGSVQDVVDMEEGTGVFPLEPMLCSESVEGQVPHSLEILYQSADCSNPNDALIISIHLLMLESGYIPQGTEAKALSMPENWKSGGVYKLQYTHPLCEGGSAALTCVPLGTLIVINATLKINTELRSVKRLQLLPESFICRAEPGENVAKIYKDLQKLSRLFKDQLVYPLLAFTRQALNLPDVFGLVVLPLELKLRIFRLLDVRSVLSLSAVCRDLLIASNDQLLWRCLYLRDFRDGTVRARDTDWKELYRKRYKQRKEAQRARHMMFPPSSPHPIPFGPSPWHPRPFPPSSLLPPGIIGGEYDERLTLPFVGDPINSLIPGPGETPSQFPPLRPRFDPVGPLPGPRPTLPGRGGPSDRFPLRPSRGWPTDSRPPFM; encoded by the exons ATGGCCCGGCGTCCCGGGGACCCGGTCCCCCTGCAGG ATTCAGAGCATTCCTCACTCCAGAATAATGACCCACCCTCTTTGGCCGCCAGCTCCAATGGGTCCAGCATACAGAATGAACAGCCCAGTAATTCATTCCAAGGACAGGCAGCCCAAACTGATGTCTGGAATGAGGACAATATG TCGGGACCTAGTCAGAATTTTGAAGCTGGGTCAGTTCAAGATGTTGTGGATATGGAAGAGGGCACAGGTGTCTTTCCCTTGGAACCGATGCTCTGCAGTGAATCGGTGGAAGGGCAAGTGCCACATTCATTAGAGATCCTGTATCAGTCAGCTGACTGCTCTAATCCCAATGATGCCTTGATAATATCGATACATCTTCTCATGTTGGAGTCAGGTTACATACCTCAG GGGACTGAGGCTAAAGCTCTGTCCATGCCTGAGAACTGGAAGTCAGGTGGTGTGTATAAGCTGCAGTACACGCATCCTCTCTGCGAGGGCGGCTCTGCTGCTCTCACCTGTGTGCCTTTGGGAACGCTGATTGTCATAAATG CTACTCTAAAGATCAACACTGAGCTCAGAAGTGTGAAAAGATTGCAGCTGCTGCCAGAATCATTTATTTGCAGAGCAGAACCAG GGGAAAATGTAGCCAAGATATACAAAGATCTTCAGAAGCTCTCTCGACTCTTCAAAGACCAGCTGGTGTATCCTCTTCTGGCTTTTACCCGACAAG CCCTGAACCTGCCAGATGTATTTGGGTTGGTGGTCCTCCCATTGGAGCTGAAGCTGCGGATCTTCCGACTTTTGGATGTTCGTTCTGTTCTCTCTTTGTCTGCGGTTTGTCGTGACCTCCTTATTGCTTCAAATGACCAGCTGCTCTGGAGGTGTTTATATCTGAGGGATTTTCGAG atggTACTGTTAGAGCTCGAGACACAGATTGGAAAGAA CTGTACAGGAAGAGGtacaaacaaagaaaagaagcTCAGAGAGCGCGCCACATGATGTTCCCGCCTTCAtcgccccaccccatcccctttggccccagcccctggcaccccaGGCCTTTTCCTCCtagctctctccttcctccaggaATTATTGGTGGAGAATATGATGAAAGATTAACACTTCCCTTTGTTGGGGACCCCATCAATTCACTCATTCCCGGGCCTGGGGAGACCCCCAGCCAGTTCCCTCCACTCAGACCACGTTTTGATCCTGTTGGCCCGCTTCCGGGACCTCGCCCCACCTTGCCAGGGCGGGGTGGCCCGAGTGACAGATTTCCCCTAAGGCCCAGCAGGGGCTGGCCAACTGACAGCAGGCCACCATTCATGTGA